The genomic window ATCCAAAATATGAGGTCTTTAGCTACTGACCTAAAAGGGTAACATGAACAAGTTAAAACCTTAGCATAATCACCTGTGAGAAGTATTTATTATCACAGTTTTCTATTCCTAGGTAAGCTGCATGTCATGCAATTCTTACACTAATAGCTTGAACTGCGCATATTGAGAAAGCAATTATTGACAAGTGCCGAAGGGTCTTCAACCTTCCCATAGGAGGAAGTATTTCAAGTTATCTGAACCCACAGCCCAAGTGTTTCCTCATCATTTTTATGGAATGAATAACCAAGGGAACTCCAAAATCTCCTAATGAACACAAAAAATATTAGTGTCATGCTCGTCTCACAAAACATCACATGCATTAATAAGCTCTCCAACAATATTTCTTTTGATAAGTAAGAAGCTCTCCAAGAATATCCAAAGAGCAACACCCTCAAAAACAAATTTCCAGAGGAAGCACTCACCAAATCACTGAATACCAATTACACATTACAAATGTGATCTCCAGCAACAGCATATCTTAATTTGCATAATATTTACTAGACAAAAAGCCCTTGAAGCCTGGCTCTAGTGGTTAAGGGTTGGGAGTGGGAGGGTTTGTaggaggttctaggttcaagtcccaatggggacaaaaatatACCTGGTAAGCATTTTGGACTGCAAATTTGATCCCCTGATAATCCAATCATACACATAAACTTCCAGCCTCCACACAACTTAGTCAAGATCCATTTCCACAACCATAGCAAGAAAAGCTCTACTTTTGAAGGCCAATAAGTTATCATAACCTCAGCATCAATAGCAATTAACTTCTGACAAGGTAAAAAGAATAACATATAACCAAGCAATattacccaaaaaaataaatcaacaagAAGCTATGGTAACAACACCTACAAAAGATATAGCCAATGAGAAGTAGAACCAGAATGTTTAAAAGTACTATGTGATAATCTCAGATATATAAAAGAGCTCATTGTCTCTACTTAAAAGCAAAGCAACATTTGAGCTCCTATATGAATCAGTTTAGGATTACTAACAATGTTCAGATAAAGACTATTGATGAAGCATGCACATATAAGATGAATCTAAATCTTTCTTCTCATTCATATATTCGATAATGGACAGCCAGAAAGTAGCAAGTGCACTTCTTGTTGCAATCCAAGTACCATCTGCATCTCAACGACGTGTAGCACGAGGTTTCTCAAGTCCTCCCCATGATGCAGAGCCCGAACCATAGAAAGGACCCTTGTCAGCAGCACCCTAAGAAACAATGTGGAGGACcatcaagaaaacaaagaacACTGACCTGAACAAGCTAACCCCcaacaatgagaaaatgaaaaaccaaGTGTCCAACTAGAAAAGCATCCATACCAGATGAGCCCCGTATCCATCTCCATATGGAGCAGGAAATCCGCCATCTGGGCTGCCAAATTTCATCCCATACGAACCGCCTTGACCACCAGAAGATGAATTTAGGAGCAATTGCATAACAGTGAAAtctcaaaaaggaaaagaaatgacatGCTTTTTAGTTTATTGCATTGGGCAGCTATGAAAATATTGGGGCACACTGATCATCAAAATAAACTATTGAAACTCCATTTGGTCACCGAGGATTAACAATAAATATAACAAGATTGGAACGATATGAGAATCACTCCAGTCCCTAATAGTTGTATGAAACCtagttttcttttcctccccTTCATCTACTCAGCAACAAAATGAGAGTATAAGAGTTCACAAATATTCTATCATGAAAGACAAATATTTCAATGGGTAAAAACCAAATTCATCCTAATGATCATAAGCACTAAGAATTTATTCatgtataaaagaaaagaagtttttTTTCCAGAGAtagtaattaataaataataacttGTGCAGtactctctctccctctctatGCGTGTGTGAATGTGAGGGGACCAGGGGCAAGTAAGACAACCGTTTCATAGATTTCCACATTTCACCTGGAATCTCAGGTTTCCAAAGGTGATAAAGAGAATCCCATTTTACAGGGGAAGATTAAGGACAGGCACACAAAATCCAGGTTAAGGAGGATGtattacaaaacatcaaaaatcTATCCAGGGAATTCAGAGCTGCCAAAGAAGGGAGGTTCTCCAACCAGAATTAACTCTTTACTTGTCATGCATTCTGTGTGAACTATAACTCTGTTGCCATAACAGACAATTCAGAATTCTAAGAAGATAGCAAGGTGATCATgctttttttatcattcactGACTCACACTGACAAAGCCATTTCCATTCTCAATGGTCAGTGTGCCCCAACATTCATTCACACTGAGCATGCCATTGTACCATTGATGCCAATGTCATAAACCaaataatatcataataaaTCGGCGTAAACTGAAGGAGCTCCatgccaaaataaataaataaagttattaGAGTCAGGTAAATGAGACCTGATATACCAGCACCCCATGGTCTAGCATCAGTACTTGCAAGTTCAGCACGTAGCTTTTCAACTTCACGTGCCATCGAGACCAAATTCTTCTCCATTGCCTGTCTCTGTTCCATCAGCTCAATGTTACCCTTCTTTTCATAGTCAACAGCAGTCctgtgaaataaaaaataaaaaatctctgCTTTAGGACTCAAGAAGTTGATATGGTACAACCaataccaaaaaagaaaatagaaagaggGCTCAAGCTAATTGTCCACAGACTAGAGGCTTTAAGCATAAAGTATTAAAGACAAGAAGACAAAGAAGCACAAACCTAGCACGCATAAGCTCCTGGTGCAAACCCTCAATCTCAGCTCTTAAAAGAGGAATTTGTTTATTATCAGCTTGTAGTCTTGCAACTTCTTGCGAGAGGTTCTGAACTTGTCCAGCAAGATCTTGCCTAATGTTATTGAGCTTCTGAATTTCAGAACGGAGTTGAACAGCCTCATTTTTCAGAGGCTCCGTTGCCCGCAGATCAGCTTCAAGCTTCAAACCTTTCTCAATAAGCTCCCTAGAGTGCAGTTCTTGTTCAGCTCGTATGTCGCCAATAGCAAGATTCATACGATGAAGTTCCTCCTTTGCAACGCCTAGTTCTTGCTGCAAAGCCATTCTATCTTCAACTAGTCTACGATTTTCACCGAAAAGTCTCCTCATTTCAGCATGCTGCATTTCAAATTCTTCCTCTAGCATTGCTGGGTGAGGAGGCAGCCGAGGCAAAGGAGGACCACGCAGGAAAGGTCCTTCAGGTGGGAACCCACGCCGACCATCAAATGCATCACGAGGAAAGCGATTTCTCCCTGCCATTTCAAGTTCTcctgtaaaaaaataaaaataaataaataaaacaaaaataaagaaaagaaaacaggtTAATGATAGAATTCTATATAATGCTGCAAAAGGTGTTATACAAACCTTGGAGAAACTGAATTTATAACTTATTTCTACAAACATCTGGGAATAGACTTGAACTTTCATTATAATGGACATAAATGGAATTGATCTGACTAAAATAAATACGTATCAGATGTATTAAGATCAACTCATGAATCTAGAATGTGAAATTGCAGGTAAAATAAAAAGGGGAtgggagaagaaaaaagaatggagaatataaaaaaacattaatcaGATGAGAAAAGAGGGGAAGAGAGTAAGGGATAGATACAGGAGACATTGAGAGGAAAAGATAATTTCTCTTTGGAACACCACAAAAGCAAATCTTACAACTATTGTTTGGTGGCTGAGAAACTATTGGTCAACAGAAGAAACAATATTTGGAAATCCTAGATGTTTAATTACTTGGGGCCTAACAACAAAAACTTCCAATCAGCTATTGCCTAATACACATATTTGCCCCAGTTGAGCAGAGTAAAAATGGAAACATATAATTGGCCTCaagcttttattttattcctctTCTTCAGTTTTCTTGGCAGCGACATGCAGGGCATggaaaatgaatattgtttgaaTGAGCTAAACCCTATCTATCTGTCCACATAAAAATCCACCCCAACACTTAGATGTTTATCCCAAACCCCACACCAGTTAAATACTAAGGAAGCTGAAACTCAGGGCCTCTAATTCATTACCAGAGAGCACTACAACTAAACTACATCCCAGAGGGCTTTCCAAGTATTGCTATATTGatgttttcaaacaaacttgaTGTGATAGATTCAATAGACCCACAGCAATTTTTTCTGCCCCACAAAAATATAACTCAATATATAATTCTCTTCATAGATCAATCATGGTGAAACACCATGAGAGATACGTTTGTTTGCACATAGCCAATATTCCAATTTTGTGGaactcaaaatttaattttcaaatggaGTTGATCTAAATTCTCAGTTACATGGAAACACAAGACTCCATTTAGCACATGAAAACaatgcaaaaaggaaaaaaaaatgttaacatTCTTTCCAAGACCCAAACAGTGAATAACTCAAATTCCATAACAATAGGTTTCTGATGCAACCAAAACATCAGAACTTGAAGAGGCATTCCCAGCCCAATTGGAAGGCTCTGTTTCACATTGGCTGAAGCCAGAAGGTGGAATGTGCGCAGGCGGCGTAACCTAGGGTGCATGTTAAGCttataaaatatagtaaatTTAGACATGCAAACATTTATAACATTACTCATACCTCATCAAAATTCCAATCCAAGCAATAAAAAGAATCAAGATCCTAAGCATTTAAAAGATGTATCAATCCAAAAGTTAAtgcaattttgtaaaatttttatctttagtCACATATTTCAAggataaaagttaaataaaaaaaaataaaaagtggggGGGAAGCGGGGGAGGAGAAGGGGGAATAGAGGTGGCGCGAAGGCACGGCAGCTGGGGAATTGCTGTCCCTTGAGCCCTTAACAACTATGAATAAAATGATACAGGAGAGCCATAATTATAACCATAAAGCAATTAAATGCCCGTGAAAACATCCACAGGCTCCCTTAGTAAACCAATCAATTGCTCAGCAATTTCCACAAacacccgaattctaccatcATCACAAAACCCTAATGCTCCGTTTCGTCACCGAGAAAtacaaagaaagcaaaagaaagtaaaatatcaAGCCCTACGTATTCCCTCACCACTTAACCTAAAACCACCACTTTGGCTCAGTTAATCCGAATTCCACCCAGAACAACGCTACCgccaaagattaaaaaaatttctttcccCTTCCCCTTTTCTTCCTCCGATTTCACAGTAACCAAATGAATGATTGAGCACTCAAATGCACAAAACCCTATTTCCATACGATGAAACAAGAAAACCCCAGATAATGAATTTCTGAAAAGTtcgaaaacaaaaaatttattatagtatttCTTGAAAGCAGAAACAGAAATCAAAATCGAACCTTTCTTTTGAAGGAGATGACGattctgattttttattcaagGGACTGAGATCAATGGCTTGAGAAGAGAAATCCAGGTCTTTGTAGCCGTCGTGAAAGGGAAACTATGCTGCCTGCGTTTCCTTAAAGCGACGTCGTTTTGAGTGTGAACGAATCTCTCAGcccattttagggtttttttgggTCTTAAGGGGACTTGGGCTGATCCTGGCTCATTCCATTAGTGAGCCCATTAAACTTTCAAGCACACCTCCACCCACACACAAATTGGGGATGGTTTTAAATCCGTTCTAACCTTTTTCAATATCGCTCTCGAACGGCTCTAAATCACATCATAAATGTGATAGGCTTACTTTTAATGTGACTAAATTACATAGACAAGGTTACTCGTATAATCTACCTTTCAAAtgtgataaattattttttaaataaagcaACATACTTTTTAATTTGACCATATTACTTCTCTAAGACGAAAAAGTTAGCTTTTGTGATATTGTATCATTAGCTATAccataaaaaaactcaaattctaAAACTTCGAACTTATTAAAACCTTTTGTcgtataataatattatgaaatttgagtAAATAATAATGGCTTTCGTGTAATGAGAGGGTACTCGATTTGAGAGGCACTTCTTCATATTataatttggtaaaaaaaaaaaaaaaaaaggtagagaGGACTCCTTTCGTCTTCAATTTCACCAGTAAAGTGAAGTTTAATACTTTATCCTACTAAAGACCGTAAGGGTAAGGATTCGATAATATTAGCGAGTTAGTAATGCAGTAAAAGCGAAAAAAAAGCATAGTAGACACATATCTAGTTGAGATAAATTGATTCTCAACTTGGCTTATCTTAATTTGCTTACTATTATTAAAGCATCTTTCTATACTTTTTTCCCTCACTTATTAATATGCTTAAACATAGTTTGGAGTAAGGAGTTAGAcataatttagttttgattaacTTTTAATCTATCTAATAATTGAATCAAGttagttgattttaattaaagttGAACCTATTAGAaggaatttatttattaactcaAACCAACAAGActtaatatcaaataaaaaatttaatttggttTGGTCCATTCAATTTAGGAAAAATTGGACCATACAATTtagaaaattacaaataaaaaacttggtttaatactaaaaaaactaaatataaattaaatggtCTACAAACAAGGATTATGATAATCTAATCTAAAACTTCACCAtataatattccatatatatatatataaaataattcaaccaaaaatataaataattacatGGTAATAAACATTATACTTAAAGTGTTATGGCATCATACATATATATCAAACAGTAAAACAATGTATATGCATATGACTTGACATGGTGCTCCTTGTTCATTCAATAGGTAATTGGAAAACCATGCCATATCAACTAGACATGTTCGTGCTCCCCTTAGTGATCTCTCTTCTTTTCAATCTAGCCAAAATATGCTTAGAAACATATGAATCAATTTCGCCTTAGTGAGCCGCTCGACTAAACAAAAATTTTTGAGACATCCCATATACTTGATGTTGGGGCTCCACCATCAAGCCCAATTGGGCTCTCCAAGTCCTACTCCTAATTTGGACAAGCAAAAGACATCTAAGTGTTGTGCTTTTAGTACCTTCAAGAGAAGCATAGGTGGTACATAATGCAACAATATTAAACTCAAACAACTTCCCTTATGAATGAAGGTGAAGATAACAACTTCCCTTACTATTTAAAAATGTTCTTTTAATGATG from Vitis vinifera cultivar Pinot Noir 40024 chromosome 9, ASM3070453v1 includes these protein-coding regions:
- the LOC100253153 gene encoding protein FLX-like 3; protein product: MAGRNRFPRDAFDGRRGFPPEGPFLRGPPLPRLPPHPAMLEEEFEMQHAEMRRLFGENRRLVEDRMALQQELGVAKEELHRMNLAIGDIRAEQELHSRELIEKGLKLEADLRATEPLKNEAVQLRSEIQKLNNIRQDLAGQVQNLSQEVARLQADNKQIPLLRAEIEGLHQELMRARTAVDYEKKGNIELMEQRQAMEKNLVSMAREVEKLRAELASTDARPWGAGISGGSYGMKFGSPDGGFPAPYGDGYGAHLGAADKGPFYGSGSASWGGLEKPRATRR